The Nocardia sp. BMG51109 nucleotide sequence GAGGACGGCAGCCCGGTGCGCGGCGTCACCGGCGGCACCGGGCGGCTGTCGAAGCTGCTCGGCGATCTGCTGGTGTCCACCGATCACAGCGGCAACATCGCGGTGCTGCGCACCCCGCCGGGCGCCGCGCACTTCCTGGCCAGCGCCCTCGATCGCGCGGCCCTGCCGGAGGTGGTCGGCACGATCGCCGGCGACGACACCATCGCCGTCATCGCCCGCGAACCACTGACCGGCGCGGAACTGGCCGCCAAGATCGAGCAGCTGGCCTGAGCGGAGCGGCCCGCGCAAGTCGGCGGCACCATGCGATTGCATGTCGGCGGCACTGTGCGATTGCATGTCGGCGGCACTGTGCGATCGGATGTGCCAGAGTGACCGCGTGACGCTCGAATTCGACAGATATTGCACCGAGATAGTCGCCCAGACCGACGCGGTGCGGTCGATACTGCCAGGGGCGGATCTCACGACTCCGGTCCCGTCCTGTCCCGGTTGGGTCGTGTGGCAGCTGCTGCGGCATCTCGGTGGCGCGCAACGCTGGGCCGCCGCCGCCGTGTCCGCCCGCGTCCAGGAGCCGATGCCGGAGGACGAATTCGCCTTCCGCACCTTTTCCGAGGATCTCGAGGGGAATCCGAGCGAGCTCGACCCCTGGCTGGCCGAGGGGGCCGAGAAGCTGGCGTCGGCGCTGCGCGGGGCCGGACCCGGAGCGTCGGTCTGGACCCCGGTTCCGGCGGTGGGGATCGTGGACTTCTACGCGCGCCGGTTCACCCACGAGACCCTGATCCATCGTGCCGACGCCACCCTCGCCCTCGGCGCGGAGTTCACCGCCGATCCGCGGGTCGCCACGGATGCCTTCGACGAATGGCTCGAACTCGGCTCGCTGCCGATGATGCTCGAGCACAACCCCCGGACCAGGGAATTGCTGGGGCCCGGCCGTACCCTGCACTTCCACGCGACCGATACCCCACCGGACCTGAACGCCGAATGGGTGGTCGACCTGACCGGTGCGGTGATCACCTGGCGCCGCGTGCACGAACGGGCCGCGGTTGCCGTTCGCGGCCCGCTCACCGATCTGCTCCTGCTGATCTACCGCCGCCTCACCCCGGACGCCGCGGGCGTCGAAATCCTCGGCGATCGTGACCTTTTCGACTTCTGGCTGGACCGCGTCGGCTTCGGCTGACGCGGTTACGCGAGGGGATACTGTCCCGGCGGATAGGCTCCGTGGCCGCCCGGCCCCTGCCCGCCGATGCCGATGATGTGCTGGATGAGGCCGATCACGGCCTCGCCGATGCTCAGCACGTCCCGGCCGATCATGCCGAAGTACTCCGCAAACGTCGAATACATGCGCCCGCCCTTCTGCCTGCCCGGTCCGTATTTCCCTCAGCGTGACACAGCGGGCCCGCGACGGCTGGTAAACCCTTGACTCCCAGGGGATTCCGCCACATTTGTCGTGATTGCACGGCGTGTCCCCGCCTCGTGTCACGATCGCCGGCATCCGGTGGGCAACCGACCGTACGGTGTCTTCTGTCGGCCGTGCTCGGAGCCGGGACGACCGGCGGTCCGGTCGTGCGTACCCCGGTGATGAATGGGATTGCACCATCATGCATAATCATTTGCATACGGAGGGCCGCCCCGGCGGAGGCCGCGCACCGTCACCCGGCCCGGGGATCGGGCACCAGACTTGCACACGCACGAAACCTCGAGGAGCTACAGATATGGCCGATCGCGTCGTACTCGCCTATTCCGGCGGGCTGGACACCTCCGTCGCCATCAGCTGGATCGGCAAGGAGACCGGGGCCGAGGTGGTCGCGGTCGCGATCGACCTGGGCCAGGGTGGCGAGGATATGGAGCTCGTGCGCAAGCGGGCGATCGACTGCGGCGCGGTCGAGGCCATCGTGGTGGACGCGCGCGACGAGTTCGCCGACGAGTACTGCCTGCCGACCGTGCAGGCCAACGCGCTCTACATGGGCCGCTACCCGCTGGTGTCGGCGATCAGCCGCCCGCTCATCGTCAAGCATCTGGTCGAGGCCGCCGAGTACCACGGCGCAGGCACCGTCGCGCACGGCTGCACCGGCAAGGGCAACGACCAGGTCCGCTTCGAGGTCGGCATCGGCGCGCTGGCCCCCGACCTGAACGTGATCGCGCCGGTGCGCGACTACGCCTGGACCCGCGAGAAGGCCATCGCCTTCGCCGAGGAGAACAGCCTGCCGATCACGGTCACCAAGAAGTCGCCGTTCTCCATCGACCAGAACCTGTGGGGCCGCGCGGTCGAGACCGGCTTCCTCGAGGACCTGTGGAACGCGCCGACCAAGGACGTCTACGACTACACGGTGGACCCGACGGTCAACTTCGAGGCGCCCGACGAGCTGATCGTCACCTTCGACAAGGGCGTGCCGGTGGCCATCGACGGCCGCCCGGTCAGCGTGCTGGAGGCGATCACCGAGCTGAACCGGCGCGCCGGGCGCCAGGGCGTGGGCCGGCTGGACATGGTCGAGGACCGCCTGGTCGGCATCAAGAGCCGCGAGATCTACGAGGCCCCGGGCGCCATCGCGCTGATCGCCGCGCACCAGGAGCTGGAGGCGGTCACCGTCGAGCGCGAGCTGGGCCGGTACAAGCGCCAGGTGGAGCAGCGCTGGGGCGAGCTGGTCTACGACGGCCTGTGGTTCTCCCCGCTCAAGCGCGCGCTGGACGCGTTCGTGCGCGACACCCAGGAGCACGTGTCCGGGCAGATCCGGATGGTGCTGCACGGCGGCACCGTGGTCGTCAACGGCCGCCGCAGCGAGGAGTCGCTCTACGACTTCAACCTCGCCACCTACGACGAGGGCGATTCCTTCGACCAGTCGCTCGCCAAGGGCTTCGTGCAGATCCACGGCCTGTCGTCGAAGGTCGCCGCGCGCCGGGATCTGGGTAAGAAGTAGCGACCGCGGGGTGCGCCGGAGAATCCCGCGAGGGACGGCCTGTGCCGGGCACTCGATATCGTGTGGGCGGCCGGCGCGGGTCCGCCGTGTTCCGGTCGTCGCAGGCAGGATCGGAGGTCGGGCCCGGCCCCGGACCGGCGATTGCCGTGCGGCCGTCGGTGCACGAAGCCTCATCGGCCATGGCCGCGAAGCTGCGTCGTGATGAGGCGCGGTAGCCGTGCTCCGATGGATCGGCACCGTCGACAGGCGGCCCGGGTGCGACCGTGACGCGAGGGCTCGTGGTGCGCCGTGCCGCCGGGGCGGCGATCGCGAATCCGTGGACCGGGCGAGTGCCGGCCGGTGGTGCCTCGCGTGTCGGGGCAGTGCGGAACCCGGCACACAGCGCCGGGACTACGGTGGTCGCAGAGTCGGCCGGGCGCGGCGAACCGCCCGCCCGGCGAGGCATGGTTCGGCAGGGAACGAGGAGGTCGTCCGGTGCGTAGCGATGACGACAGCTGGGACATCACCGAGAGCGTGGGTGCTACCGCCGTGGGTGTCGCGGCGATGCGGGCGGTCGAGACACGCCGGCCGGACGGGCTGTTCCGCGATCCCTACGCGGAGCGGCTGGTGGATGCGGTCGGCTCGGGCTGGAGCCGGATCCTGCGCGGCGAGGTGCACGCCGCCACGCCGGAGAACGACCGGCTGAACCGGCCGATGGCCGCCGCGCTGATCGCCCGCACCGTGTACTTCGACGATTACTTCCGCGTGGCCGCGGCCGAAGGCGTCCGGCAGATCGTGATCCTGGCCTCCGGGCTGGACGCCCGCGCCTACCGGATCGAATGGCCCTCCGGCACCGTGGTTTTCGAGCTGGATCAGCCGAAGGTGCTGGAGTTCAAGTCCCGGGTGCTGGCCGGTGAGCGGCCCGGCGCCGAGGTGCGCGGTATTCCGGTGGATCTGCGGCACGACTGGCCGAAGGCATTGCGGGACAACGGGTTCGACGTGGACGCGCCGACGGCGTGGCTGGCCGAGGGGCTGCTGCGTTACCTGCCGGCCGACGCGCAGGACCGCCTGCTGGACGACGCCGCGGCACTGAGCGCGCCGGGCAGCCGGGCCGCGCTGAACATCGGCCTGGACCAGCGCGAGGACTCGGCGGCGGTGCGGGAACTGCGCGCCGCGCGGGGCCGGGCGCTGGCGGAGGCCGGTGTGCGGATCGACCTGGAAAACCTGTGGTACTCGTGGGAGGGCCGCACCGATCCGCGGGACTGGTTCGCCGGCCGCGGCTGGTCGGTGTCCGGAACGGAGCCGTCCGCCGTGCTGGCCCGGTACGGCCGCGAGGTGCCCGCCGACGCCCGCGCCGAGATCGACCGACACGTACTCATGACAGCGACACTAGGAGACGACGACCGATGAGCCAGGCAGGCGGCACCAACGAGGGCGCGCTGTGGGGTGGGCGGTTCTCGTCCGGCCCGGCCGCGGCGATGGCCGCGCTGAGCAAGTCGACCCAGTTCGACTGGGCGCTGGCGCCCTACGACATTCGCGCGTCCAAGGCGCACGCGCGGGTGCTGCACAAGGCGGGGCTGCTGTCCGACGGCGACCTGGCCGGCATGCTCGCCGGGCTGGATCGCCTTGCCGCCGACGTGGAATCGGGCGCGTTCGGGCCCGCCGAATCCGATGAGGACGTGCACGGGGCGCTGGAGCGCGGTCTGATCGAGCGGGCCGGCGCCGAGCTCGGCGGCCGGCTGCGCGCCGGGCGGTCGCGCAACGACCAGGTGGCCACCCTGTTCCGGATGTGGTTGCGGGACGCGGTGCGTCGGGTCGCGGCGGGTGTGCTGGACGTGGTGGACGCGCTGGCCGGTCAGGCCGCCGCGCATCCGGGCGCGGTGCTGCCGGGCAAGACGCATCTGCAGGCCGCGCAGCCGGTGTTGCTCGCCCATCAGCTGCTGGCGCATGCGCATCCGTTGCTGCGCGACGTCGACCGGCTCCGCGATTTCGACAAGCGGGCCGCGGTGTCTCCGTACGGTTCGGGGGCGCTGGCCGGTTCGTCGCTCGGCCTGGATCCGGACGCGATCGCGGCCGAACTGGATTTCGATGCCGCCGCGGCCAATTCGATCGACGCCACCTCGTCGCGGGACTTCGCCGCGGAGGCCGCCTTCGTGCTGACCATGATCGCGGTCGATCTGTCCCGGCTGGCCGAGGAGGTGATCATCTGGAGCACACCGGAATTCGGCTACATCACCCTCGCCGACGCCTGGTCCACCGGGTCGTCGATCATGCCGCAGAAGAAGAACCCCGACGTCGCGGAGCTGACCCGCGGCAAGTCGGGGCGGCTGATCGGCAACCTCACCGGCCTGCTCGCCACCCTGAAGGCGCAACCGCTGGCCTACAACCGGGATCTGCAGGAGGACAAGGAGCCGCTGTTCGATTCGGTGGCGCAACTGGAGATGCTGCTGCCGGCCGTCGCCGGTTCGGTCTCGACCCTGACCTTCCACACCGGCCGCATGGCCGAATTGGCCCCCGCCGGTTACACCTTGGCCACCGATATCGCCGAATGGCTGGTCCGCCAGGGGGTTCCGTTCCGCGTCGCGCACGAGGCCGCCGGCGCCTGCGTCCGCGCCGCCGAATCCCGCGGCGTGGGCCTGGACGAACTCACCGACGAGGAGTTCGCCGCCGTCGACCCGGCCCTCACCCCGAAGGTCCGCGAGGTGCTGACGGTCGAGGGCTCCATCGCGTCGCGCAACGCCCGCGGCGGCACCGCCGGCGAACAGGTCGCCGAGCAACTGAACGAGGTCCGCGCGGCCACCACCACCGCCCGCACCTGGCTGAACTGATCCCCGATCTGCCGAGCGCGGAACCGCAGACGATATAACATTCATGTTATAAGATGGGTGCTTACGGCCGGTGGACTACAGCGGTTCGACCCAGTCGGCAACGACTGCGGGGAGACCGTGCTGCGCCGGGGCGATCCCGTGGTCACAGGCGCAGCGCTGCCCGGCGAGCCGGGACCGACCGACCGCCGGCGTTCGGAAGCGCGACGGTGCGACCGGCGTCCGTCCGGTCGGGGCGGAGGAGTGGATTCGATGGGTGCACATAAGAGTTGGGCCGAGTTGCGTGCCGAGGCGCTGTCACATCCCGGTGCCAGTGGTGCCTACGAGGCCGCACGTATCCGCTTCGAGGTGGGTGAAGCCGTACGGGAGCGTCGGCGGCAACTCGGTCTGACGCAGGCCGAGCTGGCTGAGTGGGCCGGTCTGAAGCAGCCCGCGGTGGCGCGCCTGGAGGGCGGCGGGACGATGCCGACGATCCCCGTCCTGGAGCGCATTGCTCAGGCGCTGGAGGTACGGCTGAGTGTCGAATTCCACCCGCTGCGCGAGGCCGGCTGAGCGGTCCCGGGCCGTCCGGCCTCGGACCTGAAGCTGCCTGTGGTGGTTGTGGTTCCCGGGTAACCCGCCGATGAACCCGGGGTGCTCCGGTGCGGTGAGCGGAAACGTGGTGGGTTCCGGCGGTGCGGCGTACCGTTGTGCCGTCGGGAGGACGACCGGGTGGAGGGCTCGACATGAGTGGTGGTACACAGGGTTCCGTCGCATTGCTGCCGGGATGGTTGAAGTATCTGAACCGGGTGGTCATCTTCCTGCAGCGGCGGGGGATCGCGTTCTTCACGTTTCATCTGCTGACGGTGCCGGGGCGGAAGTCCGGGAAGATGTTCACCACGCCGGTGTCGCCGTTCGTGGTGGAGGGTAAGCAGTACATCTTGTCGGTCGGGCCGACCGGCTGGGTGAAGAACGCGCGGGTGTCCGGCTGGGGGCTGCTGGCGCGCGGTAAAGATGAGCGGCGGGTCGCGCTCGTCGAGGTCGGGCCGGAGGAGCGGCGGCCGGTGGTGCGCGAGTTCCCGGTGCAGGTGCCGCGGGGTGTCGAGTTCTTCCTGCGGACCGGTGCGGTGCGGCCGCCCGGTGATTCCGACGCGTTCGAGGCCGCGGCCGATGGCCTGGTCTGCTTCCGCGTGGACCCGGGCTGATCGAATCCGATGCCGCCGGCGAATATTCGGCGGTACCCGGCCGCGGCGGGGCCGGCCGGAGCGGTTCGGCCACCTGCCCGCAACCGCGCCACGGCCCGGGCGGCCGGCGGTGGCGAGCGGCCGCGGTGTCGGTGGCCCGGACGCCCGGCCGATATCCTGCGGCCATGACGTTCCTGCTGCTTGTCCTGGCCATCGCGTCCGAGGTGACGGCGACCGTGTCGCTGAAGCTGTCCGAGGGATTCACCAAGCTGGTGCCGTCGATCATCGTGGTGGCCGGGTATGGGGGAGCGTTCTTCTTCCTGTCGCAGACGTTGAAGCGCGGCATGTCGATCGGCGTCGCCTACGGGGTGTGGTCGGCGATCGGTGTCGCGGCCGTGGCGACGATCGGCGCGCTGTTCCTGGACGAGAGCCTCACGGCGGTCCAGATGGGCGGCATCGTGCTGGTCATCGTCGGCGTGCTCGCGCTGGAACTCGGCGCCGCGCACTGACATCCACCGGCGCGGGATCGTCTCCGGAGGCGGCAGCGGTTCGCGCCTGATCTTCCCGATTCTCCTCCCGACGCCTCGCGTGAGCGTTAACATCGGCCGGGTGGACGGATGTCCGCGCCGTCGAAATTGCCGGGGTGATCGCTGATGTCTGCCGTGGTTCTGGAAGCCGAGGGACTGACCAAGCGATACGGCGGCGTGGAAGCGCTGCGGGTAGCCAACTTTCAGGTCCGGGCCGGCGAGGTCACCGCGCTCATCGGCGATAACGGTGCCGGCAAATCGACACTGGTGAAATGCCTGTCGGGCGCCGAGCAACCCGACGGGGGACAGATCGTGCTCGACGGCGAGCCGGTGCGGATGGCGTCGCCGACCGCCGCGCGCCGGCTGGGCGTGGAGACGGTGTATCAGGATCTGGCCGTCGCACCGGACCTCGATCCGGCGTCGAATCTCTACCTCGGCCGGGAGCTGTTCCGGCGCGGGGTGCTCGGGCGCCTGGGCATGCTGGACCGCAAGGCCATGAGAACCGAAGCGGCCGAACACTTCCGGCGGCTCGGGGTGACGCTGCCGCGGGCGGACGTGCCGATCGGGTCGCTGTCGGGCGGCCAGCGGCAGACCGTCGCGGTGGCTCGCGCGGTGTTGTGGGCGCGCCGGGTCGTGTTCCTGGACGAGCCGACCGCCGCCCTGGGCGTGGTGCAGCGCGAGCGGGTGCTGGAGGTGATCGGCCGCGTGCGCGATCAGGGCATCGCGGTCGTGCTGATCAGCCACAACATGCCCGAGGTGCTGTCGGTCGCGGACCGGATCGAGGTGCTGCGGCTGGGAAAACGGGTGGCGCGCTTCGGATCCGACGCCACCCTCGAACAGCTGGTGGGCGCCATGACGGGCGCCCTGACCCAGGAGGATGCCGCATGAGCGACACCGATACGACGGCAGCGGCGCCGGAGGCCGAGACCGCGGGGCTCCCGGAACCCACTGTGTGGCAACGGCTCCTGGGCACCAGCACGCTGTGGATCGGGCTGGTGCTGATCGTGCTCTACGCCGCGTTCAGCGTCGTGCGCCCGGACGCGTTCCCGACCCGGTTCACGCTGCAGACGCTGCTCATCGAGACCTCCGTGCTGCTGGTGCTGTCGATCGGGATGACCTTCGTCATCGTCAGCGCCGGCATCGATCTGTCGGTCGGCATGGTGCTGATCTTCTCCGGCGTGATCGGCGCCAAGACGATGGAGTGGCTCAGTCCGGGCCAGGACGCCACCGGGGCCGACTGGGGCATCGTGACGGCCGGGCTGCTCGCCTCGCTGGCCGGCGGGGCGTGCTGGGGTCTGGTGAACGGATTCCTGGTGGCCAAGGCCAAGATTCCGCCGCTGATCGTCACGCTGGGCTCGTTCGGCGCGGCGCTCGGCGCCGCCCAGCTGATCACCGGCGGCGTGGACACCCGCACGGTGCCCGACAAGCTGCGCAACTCACTGGGTTTCGGCACGGTGCTGGGCGGTGTCCCCGATCTGGTGCTGGTCGCCGCGGTCGTCACGCTGGCGGGCGCCTGGCTGCTGCACACCACCCGCTTCGGCCGCTACACCTATGCGATCGGCTCCGATACCGAGGCCGCCCGGCGGGCCGGCATCGGCGTCACCCGGCATCTGATCCTGGTGTACCTGATGGCCGGAACCCTCTCCGGGCTGGCCGGTTTCATGAATCTCGCCTATTTCGGCACCACCACCATCGCCGGGCACGCCACGGACAATCTGGATGCCATCGCGGGCGTCGTGATCGGCGGGACCAGCCTGTTCGGCGGGGTGGGATCGGTGCTGGGCACCGTGATCGGGGTGTTCATCCCGTCGGTGCTGCGCAAGGGCTTCGTGATCGCGGACGTGCCGGTGTTCTGGCAGCCGGTCGCGGTGAGCGTAGTGCTCGTGGCCGCCGTGTGGTTCGACCAGATCCGCCGGCGCTCGCGTCGGGACCGAAGGCGGTAGCTTGCGGGACCGGAAGTGACACAACCTATCTCGAAGGTGAGGGCGGCGATGAGGACCGGAAGACGGACCGCCGGAATGATCGGCGCCGCGGTGACGGCCGCGGCGATGCTGACCGGATGTGGTGGCACGGTGGGCGATTCGGGTTCGACCGACGCCCGCAGGCTCGTGCTCATCCCCGGTGTGGCCAACGAGCCGTTCTACATCTCGATGCAGTGCGGCGCGCAGGAGGAGGCGAACAAGCTCGGGTTCCGGCTGGACACCCAGGCGCCCACCCAGTTCGACGCGTCGCAGCAGACCCCGATCGTCACCGGTGTCATCGCGAACAAGCCCGGCGCCATCCTCGTGACGCCGACCCACGCGACCGCGATGGCCAGCCCGATCAAACAGGCCAGGGACTCCGGCATCGAGGTGGTCGAGGTGGATACCGCGCTCGACGACACCTCGGTCGCGGTGTCCTCGATCTCCTCGGACAACCGCAAGGGCGGTCGGCTGGCGGCGCAGACGCTGTCGAAACTGGTGGGCGGCAACGGATCCGTGCTCACGATCAACACCAAGGCCGGCACCTCGACCACCGATCTGCGGGCGCAGGGCTTCGAGGACGAGCTGAAGAACCAGCCGGGGCTGGCGTCACTGGGTGTGCAGTACAACAACAACGAGGCCGCCCAGGCCGCCTCGATCGTCACCGCCACGCTGGCCGCACATCCGGATCTGGTCGGCATCTTCGCCACCAACCTGAGCTCGGCCGAGGGCGCGGCCACCGGCCTGCGCAACGCCGGCAAGCTCGGCCAGGTGAAGCTGGTCGGCTTCGACGCCAGCCCGAAACAGGTCGAGGACCTGCGGGTCGGCACGGTGCAGGCGCTGATCGCCCAGAATCCCGCCGATATCGGCGCGCAGGGCGTCGACCAGGCCGCCGCCGCGATCGACGGCAAGCCGGTGACCCGGAACATCCGGACCGACATGATCGCCCTCACCCGGGCCGATATGGACGCGAACGCGAAGTACTTCTACAGGAGCAAGTGCTGAGCACCGGTCGTACGGTGTGCGGCTCAATCCTGTACGCGCACCGCGTATCCCGCGTCGCCCAGGGCCTCCAGCACGTCGCCGCGGTGGGTGGGGCCGCGGGTCTCGAGAGTGAGCAGGACCTCGACCTCGTCGACGGCCAGCCGTGCGCCGGTGCGGGCGTGCACGACGTCCAGCACGCTCGCAGCGCTCGCCCCGACGATGTCCAGCAGCGTGCCCAGGCTGCCGGGCCGGTCCGAGATCGTCACGCGCACGGCGAGATAGCGGCCGGCGGCGCCGAGCCCGTGGCCGATCAGCCGGGTCAGCAGCAACGGGTCGACATTGCCGCCGGACAGGATCGCGCACACCGGTCCCCGCAGGCCGAGTTCGCCGGCGCGGCTCATCAGCGCCGCGACCGCCGCCGCGCCGGCGGGTTCGACGATCAGCTTGGCCCGTTCCATGCACAACAGCAGCGCGCTCGACAGCGCGTCCTCGCCGACCGTCACCACGGCCGGGCCGTGCGCGGCCACCTGGGCGAACGGCACCTCGCCGGGCAGCCCGACCGCGATACCGTCGGCCATCGTCGACATGTGTTCCAGCGCAACGGGTTTGCCCGCCGCCAGCGAATCCGGCCAGGCGGCGGCCCGCGCGGCCTGCACGCCGACCACCCGCACCCGCGGCGCCAGGTGGTGCAGCGCGACGGTGACGCCGGCGAGCAGCCCGCCGCCGCCTGTGGGCACGATCACCGTGCCCACCTCCGGCAGCTGCTCGAGGATTTCCAGGGCCACCGTCGCCTGCCCGGCCACGATGTCGGGATGGTCGAACGGATGGATCGGCGTCGCGCCGGTCCGCTCGGCGAAATCCAGTGCGGCGGTGAGGGATCGGTCGACGTTGTCGCCCTCCTGATGCACGGTGGCGCCGTAGGCCCTGGTGGCCATGAGCTTCGGCAGCG carries:
- a CDS encoding ATP-binding cassette domain-containing protein; this encodes MSAVVLEAEGLTKRYGGVEALRVANFQVRAGEVTALIGDNGAGKSTLVKCLSGAEQPDGGQIVLDGEPVRMASPTAARRLGVETVYQDLAVAPDLDPASNLYLGRELFRRGVLGRLGMLDRKAMRTEAAEHFRRLGVTLPRADVPIGSLSGGQRQTVAVARAVLWARRVVFLDEPTAALGVVQRERVLEVIGRVRDQGIAVVLISHNMPEVLSVADRIEVLRLGKRVARFGSDATLEQLVGAMTGALTQEDAA
- a CDS encoding ABC transporter permease — encoded protein: MSDTDTTAAAPEAETAGLPEPTVWQRLLGTSTLWIGLVLIVLYAAFSVVRPDAFPTRFTLQTLLIETSVLLVLSIGMTFVIVSAGIDLSVGMVLIFSGVIGAKTMEWLSPGQDATGADWGIVTAGLLASLAGGACWGLVNGFLVAKAKIPPLIVTLGSFGAALGAAQLITGGVDTRTVPDKLRNSLGFGTVLGGVPDLVLVAAVVTLAGAWLLHTTRFGRYTYAIGSDTEAARRAGIGVTRHLILVYLMAGTLSGLAGFMNLAYFGTTTIAGHATDNLDAIAGVVIGGTSLFGGVGSVLGTVIGVFIPSVLRKGFVIADVPVFWQPVAVSVVLVAAVWFDQIRRRSRRDRRR
- a CDS encoding SAM-dependent methyltransferase, giving the protein MRSDDDSWDITESVGATAVGVAAMRAVETRRPDGLFRDPYAERLVDAVGSGWSRILRGEVHAATPENDRLNRPMAAALIARTVYFDDYFRVAAAEGVRQIVILASGLDARAYRIEWPSGTVVFELDQPKVLEFKSRVLAGERPGAEVRGIPVDLRHDWPKALRDNGFDVDAPTAWLAEGLLRYLPADAQDRLLDDAAALSAPGSRAALNIGLDQREDSAAVRELRAARGRALAEAGVRIDLENLWYSWEGRTDPRDWFAGRGWSVSGTEPSAVLARYGREVPADARAEIDRHVLMTATLGDDDR
- a CDS encoding ABC transporter substrate-binding protein, which translates into the protein MRTGRRTAGMIGAAVTAAAMLTGCGGTVGDSGSTDARRLVLIPGVANEPFYISMQCGAQEEANKLGFRLDTQAPTQFDASQQTPIVTGVIANKPGAILVTPTHATAMASPIKQARDSGIEVVEVDTALDDTSVAVSSISSDNRKGGRLAAQTLSKLVGGNGSVLTINTKAGTSTTDLRAQGFEDELKNQPGLASLGVQYNNNEAAQAASIVTATLAAHPDLVGIFATNLSSAEGAATGLRNAGKLGQVKLVGFDASPKQVEDLRVGTVQALIAQNPADIGAQGVDQAAAAIDGKPVTRNIRTDMIALTRADMDANAKYFYRSKC
- a CDS encoding helix-turn-helix domain-containing protein, translated to MGAHKSWAELRAEALSHPGASGAYEAARIRFEVGEAVRERRRQLGLTQAELAEWAGLKQPAVARLEGGGTMPTIPVLERIAQALEVRLSVEFHPLREAG
- a CDS encoding argininosuccinate synthase, whose translation is MADRVVLAYSGGLDTSVAISWIGKETGAEVVAVAIDLGQGGEDMELVRKRAIDCGAVEAIVVDARDEFADEYCLPTVQANALYMGRYPLVSAISRPLIVKHLVEAAEYHGAGTVAHGCTGKGNDQVRFEVGIGALAPDLNVIAPVRDYAWTREKAIAFAEENSLPITVTKKSPFSIDQNLWGRAVETGFLEDLWNAPTKDVYDYTVDPTVNFEAPDELIVTFDKGVPVAIDGRPVSVLEAITELNRRAGRQGVGRLDMVEDRLVGIKSREIYEAPGAIALIAAHQELEAVTVERELGRYKRQVEQRWGELVYDGLWFSPLKRALDAFVRDTQEHVSGQIRMVLHGGTVVVNGRRSEESLYDFNLATYDEGDSFDQSLAKGFVQIHGLSSKVAARRDLGKK
- a CDS encoding arginine repressor; translation: MGRSGSPEPGPVIARTRAGRQQRIVELLSANAVRSQSELAALLSAEGIETTQATLSRDLDELGAVKLRAADGGAGIYVVPEDGSPVRGVTGGTGRLSKLLGDLLVSTDHSGNIAVLRTPPGAAHFLASALDRAALPEVVGTIAGDDTIAVIAREPLTGAELAAKIEQLA
- a CDS encoding maleylpyruvate isomerase family mycothiol-dependent enzyme → MTLEFDRYCTEIVAQTDAVRSILPGADLTTPVPSCPGWVVWQLLRHLGGAQRWAAAAVSARVQEPMPEDEFAFRTFSEDLEGNPSELDPWLAEGAEKLASALRGAGPGASVWTPVPAVGIVDFYARRFTHETLIHRADATLALGAEFTADPRVATDAFDEWLELGSLPMMLEHNPRTRELLGPGRTLHFHATDTPPDLNAEWVVDLTGAVITWRRVHERAAVAVRGPLTDLLLLIYRRLTPDAAGVEILGDRDLFDFWLDRVGFG
- the argH gene encoding argininosuccinate lyase, which codes for MSQAGGTNEGALWGGRFSSGPAAAMAALSKSTQFDWALAPYDIRASKAHARVLHKAGLLSDGDLAGMLAGLDRLAADVESGAFGPAESDEDVHGALERGLIERAGAELGGRLRAGRSRNDQVATLFRMWLRDAVRRVAAGVLDVVDALAGQAAAHPGAVLPGKTHLQAAQPVLLAHQLLAHAHPLLRDVDRLRDFDKRAAVSPYGSGALAGSSLGLDPDAIAAELDFDAAAANSIDATSSRDFAAEAAFVLTMIAVDLSRLAEEVIIWSTPEFGYITLADAWSTGSSIMPQKKNPDVAELTRGKSGRLIGNLTGLLATLKAQPLAYNRDLQEDKEPLFDSVAQLEMLLPAVAGSVSTLTFHTGRMAELAPAGYTLATDIAEWLVRQGVPFRVAHEAAGACVRAAESRGVGLDELTDEEFAAVDPALTPKVREVLTVEGSIASRNARGGTAGEQVAEQLNEVRAATTTARTWLN
- the ilvA gene encoding threonine ammonia-lyase, whose product is MTAMDPIGLGRIEAAATLLEPVVRRTPLLASRVLSERTGCEVWLKCENLQRTGSFKPRGAYNRIAHLREPDRRHGVVAASAGNHAQGVAWSATTLGIESTVFMPVGASLPKLMATRAYGATVHQEGDNVDRSLTAALDFAERTGATPIHPFDHPDIVAGQATVALEILEQLPEVGTVIVPTGGGGLLAGVTVALHHLAPRVRVVGVQAARAAAWPDSLAAGKPVALEHMSTMADGIAVGLPGEVPFAQVAAHGPAVVTVGEDALSSALLLCMERAKLIVEPAGAAAVAALMSRAGELGLRGPVCAILSGGNVDPLLLTRLIGHGLGAAGRYLAVRVTISDRPGSLGTLLDIVGASAASVLDVVHARTGARLAVDEVEVLLTLETRGPTHRGDVLEALGDAGYAVRVQD
- a CDS encoding multidrug efflux SMR transporter; translation: MTFLLLVLAIASEVTATVSLKLSEGFTKLVPSIIVVAGYGGAFFFLSQTLKRGMSIGVAYGVWSAIGVAAVATIGALFLDESLTAVQMGGIVLVIVGVLALELGAAH